The DNA region CGAGAGCGGCCCTCCGAACGCGGATCGGCAGGAGTTCAATAGCCAATAGCTCCACGCGACGAAGGTCGCTCTGCGCCCGTTCCTGCCGACGACCGGTATCTTCATCGCAGCGGCCTCCACGACGCGCGGCCGAGTAGCGCAATTTACCTCTATGTCGTCATAGGTCCCCAGTCTTGGCCGCACACGTTCGCGGCCGCCGATCGTCCGGACTTGACGGACCGCGGTCTTGGCGACGGTCGCAGCGGGAATGCATCCAACCGATTGTTTTCGTTCCCACATCCTTCATTGTCGTTTTTGTTTTGCAAAAACCCGTAAGAGGTCAAAAGGCTCGGAATTCGTCGCTAGATCAGGTAGTTTGACACCATCGCGGAAGAGCCGGCGGCGTCTTAGCCGCCAGGCGGGTTTTACCGATTAGGTTGGATGACACGCGATGCATGGCGAAGATGATCAGCACCGCGATACCGAATGGGTCGGTTTCGGTCCATTCGTTTTGCATCTCAAGCAGCGCGTGCTCACCCAGAACGGAAAGCCGCTGCCCCTCAACACGCGCGCGGTCGAACTGCTCGCGGCACTGCTCGAGCGGCCCGGCTCCATCTGCACCAAGGACGAATTGCTGGAGCGTATCTGGCGCGATCGCACAGTTGCCGAAGTGAACCTGCGCGTGACGGTGGCCGCCTTGCGCAAGTGCTTGGCGGAAGGCGGAACGAACGAAGCGTATGTCGTAAGCACGGCCGGGCATGGCTATGCCTTCTCGCGCGACGTTCATCTCGAATACTGGCCGCCGCGGCCGAGCGGGCGCGCGCCCGCTCCGGCCGGACCGCCGCGGGCAGTTCACGGTCAACTACCGCTTCTGCTGAAGCCCGTCATCGGGCGCGAAGCGGCCGCTGCGAAGATCGTGGACCTGTTGGGCCGAAGCCGCTTGGTGAGCATCGTCGGCGCTGCGGGGATCGGAAAGACCACCGTCGCGATCGTCGTTTCCTCCGACGTCTCCGAAATCGCGGAACAGGTCTGCTTCGTCGACCTCGCGCCGATCCGCGACTCGAACCTCGTCCTGACCCGTATCGCATCGGGCCTCACCTTGGACCAGACCGGGGGCGATCCCCTCCGGACGATTCTCGAAAAGACCGCGGGAAAAAAGGTGCTGATCGTTCTGGACAATTGCGAGCACATGCTGGGATCGATCGCCGAGGCCGCGGCCGCAATTCTGCAGAACGTGCCCGGGGCAAGGATCCTCGCGACCACCCGTGAACCGTTGTACGTGGAAGGCGAAGTGGTCCATCGGCTCGAAGGTCTGCCTTATCCGGAAGTAAGTTTCGCCGGAAGCGCGGAGGAGGCCTTGCGCTACGCCGCCGTGGAGCTTCTCGTCGAGAGGATCCGATCGTCCGATCCGGATTTCATTTTGACGGACGAACTTGCGGCGCCGGCGGCCGAAATCTGCCGTCGCCTCGACGGCATCGCACTGGCGGTGCAGCTTGCCGCCGGCAGGGTCGGGACCTTCGGTCTGCCGGAGGTGGCCTCGCGGCTCGACGATCGTTTCGCGTTTCTCAGTCGCGGTTTGCGGACGGCGCTTCCGAGGCATCAGACGCTCGAAGGTGCTATCAGCTGGAGTTTCGAACTGCTGGACGCGAACGAACGAATCGTCTGCGCACGCCTCTCGACCTTCAGCGGAGAGTTCGACCTGGATTCGGCGATCGACGTGGCGGGATGGGCGCCCCTCTCTCCTCGGGAGGTATCTACCATCATCGCCGGTCTCGTCGAGAAGTCGCTCATCGTCTTCGTATCCGACCCGACCCGATCGCATTACGTGTTCCTGGAAACCATCCGCGCCTTCGCGCGAGAGCGGCTTCCCCTGATCGATCCGGACAACGTGCTGGTCAGGAAGTTGGGGCAGCGCCTCATCGCGGATTGCGACCGGTTCGGCGATCTGATCCGATCGGGACACGTGGTCGAGGCGACAGCGTTCGCGAGGCGTCGCATGGACGATCTGCGGTATGCGATCGGCAAAGCGTTCGCGATGGGAGACACCGCGTTCCAGTCGTCGTTGCTGGTGAAGTTCGCTCCGTTGATGCTCCACTTGGGATACATGTTCGAGTTCACCGACTGGAGCCGGCGGACCCTCGATTCCCTGACCGGCGCAGCGGAGCGCCTCCCGCTTCTGATGCCGTACGCCCGCGCTTTGGGCCTTTCGCGCCCCGATCTCGCAGTACAGATCGCGCTGTATCGCGAGGCGGTCGAAATCGCCGAGACTCTCGGTGACACCGACAGCGAGTTGAAGGCGCGATGGGGCCTTTCCTATCTGTCGGGCCCCGGGTACAGCCCGGAGAAGTGTCTGGAGGCGGGCCGTGCCTTCCAGGATCGAGCGCGGGCTTTGGGCGACGTGTCGGCGGGCTTCGTCGCCCAGACGCTGCAAGGCTGGGCGCTTCACGATCTCGGCGAGTTCGGTGCTTCCATGGAAGCGCATCGACGCGTGGTCGATTCCTATCCGGCCGAGATGAGCGCTGCCGACGCCAACCGCTTCGGACTTATCCACCGAGCCGTCTCGATGTGCGATCTCAGCGAATGCTGCTGGCAAGTCGGACAATTGGACGAAGCCGAAGAATGGAATCGGAAAGCGATCGCGGAGGCCGGAGATCATCTCCCGACGCTCTTCATTCCGCTGTCCCAGCTGTTCTGCAGAACGCTCTACGTCAGCTCTGACTGGGCCGACATCACCGGTCAATTCGAGGTACTGAGCGGACGCTTCAATGT from Bradyrhizobium sp. B124 includes:
- a CDS encoding winged helix-turn-helix domain-containing protein, which translates into the protein MHGEDDQHRDTEWVGFGPFVLHLKQRVLTQNGKPLPLNTRAVELLAALLERPGSICTKDELLERIWRDRTVAEVNLRVTVAALRKCLAEGGTNEAYVVSTAGHGYAFSRDVHLEYWPPRPSGRAPAPAGPPRAVHGQLPLLLKPVIGREAAAAKIVDLLGRSRLVSIVGAAGIGKTTVAIVVSSDVSEIAEQVCFVDLAPIRDSNLVLTRIASGLTLDQTGGDPLRTILEKTAGKKVLIVLDNCEHMLGSIAEAAAAILQNVPGARILATTREPLYVEGEVVHRLEGLPYPEVSFAGSAEEALRYAAVELLVERIRSSDPDFILTDELAAPAAEICRRLDGIALAVQLAAGRVGTFGLPEVASRLDDRFAFLSRGLRTALPRHQTLEGAISWSFELLDANERIVCARLSTFSGEFDLDSAIDVAGWAPLSPREVSTIIAGLVEKSLIVFVSDPTRSHYVFLETIRAFARERLPLIDPDNVLVRKLGQRLIADCDRFGDLIRSGHVVEATAFARRRMDDLRYAIGKAFAMGDTAFQSSLLVKFAPLMLHLGYMFEFTDWSRRTLDSLTGAAERLPLLMPYARALGLSRPDLAVQIALYREAVEIAETLGDTDSELKARWGLSYLSGPGYSPEKCLEAGRAFQDRARALGDVSAGFVAQTLQGWALHDLGEFGASMEAHRRVVDSYPAEMSAADANRFGLIHRAVSMCDLSECCWQVGQLDEAEEWNRKAIAEAGDHLPTLFIPLSQLFCRTLYVSSDWADITGQFEVLSGRFNVGARWKGWIRNLKAIIEIHRYRTESSLAGIESDLLAGDWQTLTNRNNWILVPVLQSCLILGKTDLVANLAGKLATELEAMQCRWFLPEALRLKAVALAQRDDPAAEACFDEARAWAAKLGASSFARYIEASYKQYRNGPVPKVS